In Anaerolineales bacterium, one genomic interval encodes:
- the infA gene encoding translation initiation factor IF-1, which produces MTKQSDKIEVDGRITEALPSTQFRVELDNGHTVLAYLSGKMRRYYIRILLGDRVRVELSPYDLTRGRITYRYRQRGTEPAETTT; this is translated from the coding sequence ATGACCAAGCAATCGGACAAGATCGAAGTTGACGGTCGGATCACCGAGGCCTTGCCTTCAACCCAATTCCGGGTCGAGCTGGACAACGGCCACACGGTCCTGGCGTACCTCTCGGGCAAGATGCGGAGATACTACATCCGGATCCTGCTGGGTGACCGAGTGCGGGTAGAGCTGTCCCCCTACGATCTAACCCGCGGACGGATCACGTACCGCTACCGCCAGCGCGGCACAGAACCCGCCGAGACGACCACCTAG